A single genomic interval of Phocoenobacter uteri harbors:
- the secG gene encoding preprotein translocase subunit SecG, which yields MLINGLIIAYLIVAIILIGFILMQQGKGADAGASFGAGASGTVFGSAGSANFLSRTTALLTIVFFGISLVIGNLNSHSTKVQSQFEDLSNVQQKVEVAPVLPAKKENNDIPQ from the coding sequence ATGTTAATAAATGGTTTAATAATTGCGTATTTAATCGTTGCGATTATCCTAATTGGATTTATCCTAATGCAACAAGGTAAAGGGGCTGATGCTGGTGCTTCTTTTGGTGCTGGTGCGTCAGGAACAGTTTTCGGTTCTGCTGGTTCTGCTAACTTTTTATCAAGAACAACTGCCTTATTAACAATTGTTTTCTTCGGAATTAGTTTAGTGATTGGTAACTTAAACTCGCACAGTACTAAAGTACAAAGCCAGTTTGAAGATTTAAGCAACGTTCAACAAAAAGTAGAAGTTGCTCCAGTATTACCAGCAAAAAAAGAAAATAACGATATTCCTCAGTAA
- the gmhB gene encoding D-glycero-beta-D-manno-heptose 1,7-bisphosphate 7-phosphatase, with product MKQKAIFLDRDGTLNIDHGYVHQIDDFEFIEGVIPTLRKLKQMGYLLVLVTNQSGIARGYFTEDQFLQLTEWFDWSLAEQGIDFDGLYYCPHHPDGIGEYKEDCDCRKPKAGMFIQAINDLNIDPTKSIMVGDKLEDLLAAENAGVKTKILVKTGKPVTDEGIKKADFVLDSLVDLPKML from the coding sequence ATGAAACAAAAAGCGATATTTTTAGATCGTGATGGCACGCTGAACATTGATCACGGTTATGTACACCAAATTGATGATTTTGAATTTATTGAAGGGGTTATCCCAACTTTACGTAAATTAAAACAAATGGGCTATTTACTTGTTTTAGTAACGAATCAATCAGGCATTGCTCGTGGTTATTTTACTGAAGATCAATTCTTACAATTAACCGAGTGGTTTGATTGGTCGCTAGCAGAACAAGGCATTGATTTTGACGGGCTTTATTATTGTCCACACCACCCTGATGGCATTGGTGAATATAAAGAAGATTGTGATTGCCGTAAACCCAAAGCGGGAATGTTTATCCAAGCGATCAATGACTTAAATATCGATCCTACAAAATCCATAATGGTCGGCGATAAATTGGAAGATTTATTAGCAGCGGAAAATGCAGGGGTAAAAACCAAAATTTTAGTAAAAACAGGTAAACCTGTCACAGATGAAGGCATTAAAAAAGCCGATTTTGTGCTGGATAGTTTAGTAGACTTACCAAAAATGTTATAG
- the bcp gene encoding thioredoxin-dependent thiol peroxidase: protein MNTLQPNSPAPLFTLLDQNEKEISLADFKGRKVLVYFYPKAMTPGCTTQACNLRDSKTELEELNVSVLGISPDLPKKLANFELKKELNFTLLSDPEHKVAEAFGVWGEKKFMGKTYDGIHRISFLIDENGQIEQVFSKFKTKDHHQVVIDYLKGNK from the coding sequence ATGAATACATTACAACCAAATTCCCCTGCTCCACTTTTCACACTTTTAGACCAAAATGAAAAAGAAATCTCACTTGCTGATTTTAAAGGAAGAAAAGTCTTAGTTTATTTCTATCCAAAAGCAATGACACCGGGTTGCACAACACAAGCCTGTAATCTGCGAGATAGCAAAACAGAATTAGAAGAATTGAATGTGAGCGTGTTAGGAATCAGCCCAGACCTACCAAAAAAATTGGCCAATTTTGAACTAAAAAAAGAGCTAAACTTTACATTACTTTCTGATCCAGAACACAAGGTTGCTGAGGCTTTTGGTGTTTGGGGAGAAAAGAAATTTATGGGCAAAACTTATGATGGCATTCATCGTATTAGCTTTTTAATTGATGAAAATGGTCAGATTGAACAGGTTTTTAGTAAATTTAAAACTAAAGATCACCATCAAGTGGTTATTGATTATTTAAAAGGAAACAAATAA
- a CDS encoding HAD family hydrolase yields MFILDIDGCITEGKGEEIDLIALNQLKQRIHNTDKNTILCTGRSALYVEAIAQMLNLTNWCICENGAYIYHTGTEEILYHPNITPKTKQQLKGIQDILTTSPQFTKIAEIELGKEICISLNPIGIGIEALYNLILDNIDLKGVNIAHSTTAVDITPLNINKEKGLLWLSEKCNINLNTAIAVGDSMGDIGFMSLCENKACPNNASEQVKDIADFIATSNSTKGLIEIYKYYGLQ; encoded by the coding sequence ATGTTTATTTTGGATATTGATGGTTGTATTACAGAGGGTAAAGGCGAAGAAATTGATCTCATCGCCTTAAATCAATTAAAACAACGAATTCACAATACTGACAAAAATACAATATTATGCACAGGGCGTTCCGCACTTTATGTGGAAGCCATTGCACAAATGCTAAACCTAACAAACTGGTGTATTTGTGAAAATGGGGCTTATATTTACCATACAGGTACGGAGGAGATTCTTTATCATCCAAATATTACGCCTAAAACAAAGCAACAATTAAAAGGCATTCAAGATATTTTAACGACATCGCCTCAGTTCACAAAAATAGCAGAAATTGAATTGGGAAAAGAAATTTGTATCAGTTTAAATCCTATAGGTATAGGGATTGAAGCGTTATATAACCTCATTTTAGATAACATCGATCTTAAAGGGGTAAATATCGCACATTCAACCACCGCCGTTGACATCACGCCTCTAAATATCAATAAAGAAAAAGGATTATTATGGCTATCTGAAAAGTGCAATATAAACCTCAATACGGCTATTGCCGTCGGCGATTCAATGGGAGATATCGGATTTATGTCACTTTGTGAAAACAAAGCTTGCCCAAATAATGCCAGCGAACAAGTAAAAGATATAGCCGATTTTATTGCAACATCAAACAGCACCAAAGGGCTGATTGAAATTTACAAATATTACGGACTACAATAA
- the hemW gene encoding radical SAM family heme chaperone HemW — MNITLPPLSLYVHIPWCVQKCPYCDFNSHAQKGIIPEADYIQHLLTDLRQDLNRHKNAIQQRKLHSIFIGGGTPSLFSPESVTYLLNEIKQLIGFDNDIEITLEANPGTAEAEKFMGYAKGGVTRLSMGIQSFEPEKLLKLGRIHNGNEAKQAVKFAQDSANVGLKSFNVDLMHGLPNQSVQQALSDLKQAVELSPPHLSWYQLTIEPNTLYYYKPPTLPCDDELWDIFEQGHQILTDAGYEQYETSAYSKKGFQCKHNLNYWRFGDYLAIGCGSHGKISYTNGEIYRFSKTKHPKGYMRGEYLYQENQIEMDDRAFEYFMNRFRLLEPTPKIEFEQYTGLNRNSVTKEIGLAIEKGYILEISDHWQITQKGKLFLNELLTIFLKD; from the coding sequence ATGAATATTACTCTTCCCCCTTTAAGCCTTTACGTTCATATCCCTTGGTGTGTGCAAAAATGTCCCTATTGTGACTTTAACTCACACGCCCAAAAAGGAATAATCCCAGAGGCGGATTACATCCAGCATTTATTAACGGATTTACGTCAAGATTTGAATCGCCACAAAAATGCGATTCAACAACGTAAATTACATTCTATTTTTATAGGTGGGGGAACACCTAGTCTATTCTCTCCTGAATCTGTCACTTATTTACTTAATGAGATCAAACAGTTGATTGGTTTTGATAACGATATTGAAATAACCTTAGAAGCAAATCCTGGTACGGCAGAAGCAGAAAAATTTATGGGATACGCAAAAGGTGGAGTGACACGCCTTTCAATGGGCATTCAAAGTTTTGAACCTGAAAAATTGCTTAAATTAGGACGTATTCATAATGGTAATGAAGCCAAGCAAGCGGTCAAATTTGCACAAGATTCTGCAAATGTTGGTTTAAAAAGTTTTAATGTTGATTTAATGCACGGTCTGCCAAATCAATCGGTTCAACAAGCATTAAGCGATTTAAAACAAGCTGTTGAGTTATCTCCTCCTCATTTATCTTGGTATCAACTGACGATTGAGCCGAATACGTTATACTATTACAAACCACCAACGTTACCCTGTGACGATGAGCTGTGGGATATTTTCGAACAAGGTCATCAAATTTTAACCGACGCAGGTTATGAACAATATGAAACCTCAGCCTATTCAAAAAAAGGGTTTCAATGTAAACATAATTTGAATTATTGGCGATTTGGTGATTATCTTGCCATAGGTTGTGGTTCTCACGGAAAAATTAGCTACACTAACGGCGAAATTTATCGTTTCAGTAAAACCAAGCACCCCAAAGGCTATATGCGAGGCGAATATTTATATCAAGAAAATCAAATCGAAATGGATGATCGTGCATTTGAATATTTTATGAATCGTTTCCGCTTGCTCGAACCCACTCCGAAAATCGAATTTGAACAATACACGGGATTAAATCGCAACAGTGTCACGAAAGAAATTGGATTAGCGATTGAAAAAGGTTATATTTTAGAAATATCAGATCATTGGCAAATTACCCAAAAAGGCAAATTATTTTTAAATGAACTGCTAACTATCTTTTTGAAAGATTGA